The segment GCCGCAGTGGCGATCATCGGATGCGTGGCGTGTTCACTCGGGGCTCGTGACCGAGCAGGCTGGCGTATTGCTGGAGGCAGTGGATGGCCGTGCCCAGGCTGGCCGTGACGGCCATGGGAAGCGGCCATTCCAGCGTTCTGCCGGGGAATCCCCGCGCCTGTGCCTTGCGGCATTGCTCGCTGTCGACACGCAGACGCGTGAGGGCGAGCACCGCCAGGGCGATGTCACCGCGAGTGCAAGAGCGCAGGGTTTCGGGCCACGCCGCACGTGTGTGTGACGGGTAGCCAGATGGAGGAGTGAGGGTGCCGTCAGGGGGAACGGACGGGCGAGTGCGTACCGTATGATCGTGGGTAGCCATGATCAACTTCCATGAGTTGGTGATGGTTAGCGGGTCGTGGGTGTTGGTAGCACTCACGGCTCGCGCCTCATGACTTGGTGGTCATGGTCGTTCGCGAAGCTCTTCAACACGACAGCGCGAGTGACTGCTCGACCCTAACAAGCAGGATGCGCATCGTCTGTCAGGGTTGGGTGAGATGGGTGTCCGCCAGGACGAGGGCGAGCGTGACGGCGCCAGACTAATCAAATGTCGGCGCGCTTCCGGGGTAAAACTGAGGGAGGCGGCGTGATCCTCTCGCCTTACTTTTTACTCAGCTCATCCACTTTCGACCAATCCAAAACCTCTCGAACCATCGGCCAAGCTCTGGACGTCCTCAGAAAGCCCCCCGCATCCCTGAGCACAATGAGCGAGTAGCCCAGCGCAAACGCCCATGCAAAAAGAGGCGACCGCAAATGGATCATTGCTGCGACTGACAGACCACCGACGACCAATATGAAGACGTAGAGGCGCCAGCTAAAGCGAAATAGCGCGAACACAGACATGTCACGATCGCGAAAGTGCACGTAGAGATCCAATTGACGCTTCTGTGTTCGATTCATCTTGCCCATCCAAAAATATGAGCGGCATCTTTGCCACCGACCGGTTTGTCTCGCTCGAGCTGCTTACGAGAGGTGATGTGGCGAATGCCCCATCCCTGTCAGGGTGTACTCAGAACAACACAGCGCTCCGATTCTTCACCAGCATCAGCCACCGGACTCGGTTCAATGCACGCTTCCGTGAGCAAGATTTCGTACAGATCAACGCGCCCTTTCAATCCCGCTAGCCACCAGGCACCGAGATAGGTGAGCAGCAGCATCCACAGCAGCAGGCCGCCAACCATGTGGACCCGGCCAAGCGCCTCCCAGTCACCGAACTCCCAGTCTTTGAACTGCAGATAGAGCAGACCGAGTACTGGAAGCACACCCAGCCGCTCCACGCCGCCGGCGATCAAGCCAAATCGATAGGCAAATGTCGCCTTGCGCCCTTGCAAGAAGCGAAGGCGGCGGGACCGTTCTTCATACGGGAACGTTCGCAGCCACGTGAGCACCCTCTGAAGCTCTTCAAAATCCCGATCAAGATCGGACGCGAGACCCACATGCTTGTGCGCAAAAGTCCCCCACACGCGTCGAACAAAGCAGACGACGCTCACGAGCACCCCAGCAAGCTCAAGCACCAACCCCACCTGGACGATTCGAAGTCCGGTCGAGCCTCCGATCAAAGTTCCAACCAAGGAGGCGATCCCCGCTATGAGAAAGCCGAGAGCGAAAGACCATCGCTCGACCGCGCTTGGCGACGGATCAGCTGTATTAAGTAACGCTTGGCTTACTTCTCGCTCCAGGTATGCGAAGTCCAGCGACCGGCGTGACATGCAATCTCCCTAGGGGATTGTTCCCTTCAAAGGTGTCCGTCAAATCCGGACCTTCTCAGAGTCGAGTTTCAGAGAAAGTGCACTCTGAACCCTGTTTTGCCAAGCGCCGCCTGCGGTCATGGGAGGCGAGGCGGCCCAGCGTCATGTTTGAGATGCTGCCTGCTGTTGGGGTAGAAAAACCCTATGGAACTCGTCCAGGGCGCGAAGTGCTTGATCAGGGACAACCTCTCCCGCGATCATGATGATGACCTGTGCCCCGGTCCCAATGACCGCTTCGGAGTGGCTGAGCGCCCCTTTGAGGTTCTCAGCGCCAAACGCGGCACCGATACCGTCGCCCCGCGTATAAGCCCCCGCAATTTGGCGTCCACCATGGACGAAATCATGAAACTTCTCCCCTGCGTTCTCATAGAGCTTGGAGAACACGGGAAGTTGATCGAAGGGCGGCATTTTCTCGATGGCTTGCGCCATCTGGTTACCACCAGGCAACGGACCACCGTCGAGGAAGTTCTGCAACTGCTCGTCTGTGGCACAAAATGCAATCCATGTGCCCCGTTTGAATTTCTCGTTCATGGGGCGCAGAAGAGAGAAACAAGCGCCAGCAAACTCTTCGCCATGTAATCTGGCCAACTCGACTAGCCCGGCGGCATCGTCAAAGGATGCGCGGAGCAACGCCAATGCGACCCGAACTTTGTCCGGAACGTCGCCAGGGAATTTCAAGGTGTGGAGGATGGCCCCCATCGTTTCCAGCGATCGACGGACGTTCGTGGCGTGAGCTTGAATGGACTGATCAGTCATAGTGACTTCCTGGAAGCACGGCGCAACTCTCGAAATAAAGAGAAGGCTACGGGGCGGGGTCGAAAATACTTTGGCGCCTATCCATCGCCCCCAGGGGCAATCATTCCAAGCCGAAGCCGCGGGAGCTGCCCACTGTCGATGCCGGTGTTGATC is part of the Dyella jiangningensis genome and harbors:
- a CDS encoding DUF6988 family protein, which encodes MTDQSIQAHATNVRRSLETMGAILHTLKFPGDVPDKVRVALALLRASFDDAAGLVELARLHGEEFAGACFSLLRPMNEKFKRGTWIAFCATDEQLQNFLDGGPLPGGNQMAQAIEKMPPFDQLPVFSKLYENAGEKFHDFVHGGRQIAGAYTRGDGIGAAFGAENLKGALSHSEAVIGTGAQVIIMIAGEVVPDQALRALDEFHRVFLPQQQAASQT